A part of Pieris napi chromosome 9, ilPieNapi1.2, whole genome shotgun sequence genomic DNA contains:
- the LOC125052303 gene encoding protein FMC1 homolog isoform X3, whose translation MASISSKTALTTLRQLLSELRKQSSSPKLAENQMARYILSQYRKYQTTDQQLCKAADEMHFRAKSYCEYLHNARRYREINTEFKGKGERTVGETANMVGFKMPHDPK comes from the coding sequence ATGGCATCAATTTCATCAAAAACTGCATTGACAACTCTACGACAACTGTTATCAGAGTTACGTAAGCAGAGTTCAAGTCCAAAGTTAGCTGAGAACCAAATGGCAAGATACATATTGAGCCAATACCGGAAGTACCAAACAACAGACCAGCAACTTTGTAAAGCAGCAGATGAAATGCATTTTAGGGCTAAAAGCTATTGTGAATACCTTCACAATGCTAGACGCTATAGGGAAATAAATACCGAGTTCAAAGGAAAAGGGGAGAGGACAGTGGGAGAAACTGCCAATATGGTGGGGTTTAAAATGCCTCATGATCCTAAGTGA